In a single window of the Thermus amyloliquefaciens genome:
- a CDS encoding zinc uptake transcriptional regulator — MERSTRQRRAIREAFLEAGRPLSPQEVLELARRKVPSLGLATVYRTLKGLVEEGFLTPVALPGEPSRYEPAGREHHHHFLCRLCGRVYELLGCDLALTHLPPGFQAEGHEVTVFGRCPDCA; from the coding sequence ATGGAGCGCTCCACCCGGCAACGGCGGGCCATCCGGGAGGCCTTTTTGGAGGCGGGCCGCCCCCTTTCCCCCCAGGAGGTCCTGGAGCTGGCCAGGAGGAAGGTGCCCTCCTTGGGCCTGGCCACCGTGTACCGCACCCTGAAGGGCTTGGTGGAGGAGGGCTTCCTCACCCCGGTGGCCCTCCCCGGCGAACCCTCCCGCTACGAGCCCGCGGGCAGGGAGCACCACCACCACTTCCTCTGCCGCCTGTGCGGCCGGGTCTACGAGCTTTTGGGCTGCGACCTGGCCCTCACCCACCTTCCCCCCGGCTTCCAGGCCGAGGGGCACGAGGTGACGGTCTTTGGCCGCTGCCCGGACTGCGCCTAG
- a CDS encoding pectin acetylesterase-family hydrolase, with protein MRRLIAIVLLLGLALAQGLEALWKAVEVPGGVCADGSPYRFYVSPGDPRKVVIDFQGGGACWDAATCGPQSQTYRKRVDVQELLLAQGIYNRISVANPFFGWTHVFVPYCTGDLHVGRATVDYGGFRVHHQGARNALAALEYVFRNHTNPERVFVTGCSAGAYGAVFWADKVLATYKNAQVAVCGDAGVGVRTRDFPGFRVWNSRLPELPGLSQDPEVGEIYLALAKAFPKTRIAQYTTLLDGTQIFFYGLMKGERAPSEATAREWAEGAMRAVLAPAQAENYTFYLAPGGQHCILPRPELYTLKVGEVAFLEWLRALAEGKAPPRVRP; from the coding sequence ATGCGGCGGTTAATCGCCATCGTTTTGCTCTTGGGTCTGGCCCTGGCCCAGGGCCTCGAGGCCCTCTGGAAGGCGGTGGAGGTGCCGGGAGGGGTATGCGCCGATGGCTCCCCTTATCGGTTCTACGTGAGCCCGGGGGACCCCAGGAAGGTGGTGATCGACTTCCAGGGGGGTGGGGCCTGCTGGGACGCCGCCACCTGCGGCCCCCAGAGCCAGACCTACCGCAAGCGGGTGGATGTCCAGGAGCTTCTTTTGGCCCAGGGCATTTACAACCGCATCAGCGTGGCCAACCCCTTTTTTGGCTGGACCCACGTCTTCGTGCCCTACTGCACGGGGGATCTCCATGTGGGCCGGGCCACGGTGGACTACGGGGGCTTTAGGGTCCACCACCAGGGGGCCAGGAACGCCCTGGCGGCCTTGGAATACGTGTTCCGCAACCACACGAACCCAGAGAGGGTCTTCGTGACCGGTTGCTCCGCTGGGGCCTACGGGGCGGTGTTCTGGGCGGATAAGGTCCTTGCCACCTACAAAAACGCCCAGGTGGCGGTCTGCGGGGATGCGGGGGTAGGGGTGCGCACCCGGGACTTCCCCGGCTTCCGCGTCTGGAACTCGCGCCTGCCCGAGCTTCCTGGCCTTTCCCAGGACCCAGAGGTGGGGGAGATCTACCTGGCCTTGGCCAAGGCCTTCCCCAAGACCCGTATCGCCCAGTACACCACCCTTCTGGACGGCACCCAGATCTTCTTCTACGGCCTCATGAAGGGGGAGCGGGCCCCCTCCGAGGCCACCGCCCGGGAGTGGGCCGAAGGGGCCATGAGGGCGGTCCTTGCCCCGGCCCAGGCGGAAAACTACACCTTCTACCTGGCCCCGGGGGGCCAGCACTGCATCCTGCCCCGCCCTGAGCTGTACACCTTGAAGGTGGGGGAGGTTGCCTTCCTGGAGTGGCTTAGGGCCCTGGCGGAGGGGAAGGCGCCGCCTAGAGTGCGCCCTTGA
- a CDS encoding YibE/F family protein: MRLWILLAFLLPALAQGDGGYLVGRILALEAQRGVALVEAEGRRLEALLPADGGHYRVGQRVVLYREGDRTYVTEPDRIPWLLGLLGLFALLAALLGRGKGVRGLLGTFLSLLVVVYGVVPQVAAGGNPLLYAFLGSVGVLLLTVYLVHGVNRKTTAALLGTLASVAFVLLLALFFTRAMGFTGLASEEALLLRQWGGVDLLSLFLAAVAVGALGALTDVTVTQAAVVQALSHANPRFGLGELYRRGMEVGYDHIGSLVNTLVLAYTAGSLPLFLLLTKDPTPLRFLLNTEPFAAEIASMVLGSLGLLMAVPLTTLMAAWFFRGGRGGPPEDHGHAH, encoded by the coding sequence ATGCGCCTTTGGATCCTTTTGGCGTTTCTCCTTCCCGCCCTGGCCCAGGGGGATGGGGGGTACCTGGTGGGAAGGATACTGGCCCTCGAGGCCCAGCGGGGTGTGGCCCTGGTGGAGGCGGAGGGGAGGAGGCTGGAGGCCTTATTGCCCGCGGATGGGGGGCACTACCGGGTGGGCCAGCGGGTGGTCTTGTACCGGGAAGGGGACAGGACCTATGTCACCGAGCCCGACCGCATCCCCTGGCTTCTCGGCCTTTTGGGCCTGTTTGCTCTCCTGGCCGCCCTACTGGGCCGGGGGAAGGGGGTGAGGGGGCTTCTCGGCACCTTCCTTAGCCTTTTGGTGGTGGTCTACGGGGTGGTTCCCCAGGTGGCGGCGGGAGGGAATCCCCTTCTCTACGCCTTTTTGGGAAGCGTGGGGGTGCTCCTTCTCACCGTCTACCTGGTCCACGGGGTGAACCGGAAGACCACCGCCGCCCTTTTGGGCACCCTGGCCTCGGTGGCCTTCGTCCTCCTCCTGGCCCTCTTCTTCACCCGGGCCATGGGGTTTACCGGCCTGGCCTCGGAGGAGGCCCTCCTCCTCCGGCAGTGGGGGGGTGTGGACCTCCTCTCCCTCTTCCTGGCGGCGGTGGCGGTGGGGGCTTTGGGGGCCCTCACCGACGTGACCGTGACCCAGGCGGCGGTGGTCCAGGCCTTGAGCCACGCCAACCCCCGCTTTGGCCTTGGGGAGCTCTACCGGAGGGGGATGGAGGTGGGCTACGACCACATCGGCAGCCTGGTGAACACCCTGGTCCTGGCCTACACCGCGGGTTCCTTGCCCCTTTTCCTCCTCCTCACCAAGGACCCCACCCCCTTGCGCTTCCTCCTGAACACCGAGCCCTTCGCCGCCGAGATCGCCAGCATGGTCCTGGGCTCCTTGGGGCTCCTTATGGCGGTGCCCCTTACCACCCTGATGGCGGCCTGGTTCTTCCGGGGGGGAAGGGGCGGGCCTCCCGAGGACCACGGCCACGCCCATTAG
- the recG gene encoding ATP-dependent DNA helicase RecG codes for MEGVREGELRERLFRPILRELRDGARDQVVVGGLESLIQNLAKPFPQLQRLFQGYGGKTPEERKKVLMEALRFLKDGLVAPPKGGVAPAPSPRLTPQDPAHLLVPPQSRKRLGELSLHTVRDVLHYYPRRYEDRRTLPGVRFLEEGQKATLAVRVLAKELVKTPKKGMQLVQVRAQDAWGFPITLVWFNQTWVLSQIQEGETLIVTGRVQRRPRVQLYVEHFENEGTESLSTGRIVPIYPAKEGIGQAFLRRTVHRALEMALPLPDPLEPYREEHRLLPYAEALRQIHFPEDEEALRKALLRLKFDEYVLLELKALLDAGGLVLGRSFKVEEAWTEAFKKGLPFPLTRAQERVMGEIARDMQSPRQMARLLQGDVGSGKTVVAAYALYLAAMNGAQGALMAPTEILAKQHHQNLTRYLFPLGVRVELLLGSMTPKEKEGAIQRLLSGEAQVAVGTHALIQEGVGFRDLGLAVVDEEHRFGVLQRRALLKLAKVPPDVLVMSATPIPRSLALTLYGDLEVSLLDEMPPGRKPVKTKVLPHRLRLQAYAFAREEVKKGHQVFVVAPAIEESEELDLKAATALYEELKGLLPGVRMALLHGKMPAREKDSVMEAFRQGAFDLLVSTTVVEVGVDIPKASLIVVENAERFGLAQLHQLRGRVGRGGLEGYAILIAGEASQKTLKRLRVLEESNDGFYIAEMDLKLRGPGELRGTRQSGYPELKLGDLSQDTEIIEQARALAKRILEMDPDLSLPQHQTLKEELRAQAERIGFREVI; via the coding sequence ATGGAGGGCGTGAGGGAAGGGGAACTCCGGGAAAGGCTCTTCCGGCCCATCCTGCGGGAGCTGAGGGATGGCGCCCGGGACCAGGTGGTGGTGGGGGGCCTGGAGAGCCTCATCCAAAACCTGGCCAAGCCCTTCCCTCAGCTCCAGAGGCTTTTCCAAGGGTACGGGGGGAAGACCCCGGAGGAGCGCAAGAAGGTCCTGATGGAGGCCCTCCGCTTCCTCAAGGACGGCCTGGTGGCCCCGCCCAAGGGAGGGGTGGCCCCCGCCCCTTCCCCCCGGCTCACCCCCCAGGACCCCGCCCACCTCCTGGTCCCCCCGCAAAGCCGGAAAAGGCTGGGGGAGCTTTCCCTGCACACGGTGCGGGACGTCCTCCACTACTACCCCCGCCGCTACGAGGACCGCAGGACCCTCCCCGGGGTCCGCTTCCTGGAGGAGGGCCAGAAGGCCACCCTCGCCGTGAGGGTCCTGGCCAAGGAGCTGGTGAAAACCCCCAAGAAGGGGATGCAGCTGGTGCAGGTTAGGGCCCAGGACGCCTGGGGCTTCCCCATCACCCTGGTCTGGTTCAACCAGACCTGGGTCCTCTCCCAGATCCAGGAGGGGGAGACCCTGATCGTCACGGGCAGGGTGCAGCGGCGCCCTAGGGTGCAGCTTTACGTGGAGCACTTTGAAAACGAGGGCACCGAGTCCCTCTCCACGGGGAGGATCGTGCCCATTTACCCCGCCAAGGAGGGGATCGGGCAGGCCTTCTTGCGCCGCACCGTGCACCGGGCCCTGGAGATGGCCCTCCCCCTCCCCGACCCCCTGGAGCCGTACCGGGAGGAGCACCGCCTCCTCCCCTACGCCGAGGCCCTTCGCCAGATCCACTTCCCCGAGGACGAGGAGGCCTTGAGAAAGGCCCTCCTTCGCCTCAAGTTTGACGAGTACGTGCTCTTGGAGCTCAAAGCCCTCCTGGACGCGGGGGGCCTGGTCCTGGGGCGGAGCTTCAAGGTGGAGGAAGCCTGGACGGAGGCCTTCAAGAAGGGCCTCCCCTTCCCCCTCACCCGGGCCCAGGAACGGGTCATGGGGGAGATCGCCCGGGACATGCAAAGCCCCAGGCAGATGGCCCGCCTCCTCCAGGGGGATGTGGGCTCGGGCAAGACGGTGGTGGCCGCTTACGCCCTCTACCTGGCGGCCATGAACGGGGCCCAGGGGGCCCTCATGGCCCCCACGGAGATCCTGGCCAAGCAGCACCACCAGAACCTAACCCGGTACCTTTTCCCCTTAGGGGTAAGGGTGGAACTCCTCCTGGGCTCCATGACCCCCAAGGAGAAGGAAGGGGCCATCCAGAGGCTCCTTTCCGGGGAGGCCCAGGTGGCGGTGGGCACCCACGCCCTCATCCAGGAGGGGGTGGGGTTTCGGGACCTGGGCCTGGCGGTGGTGGACGAGGAGCACCGCTTCGGGGTGTTGCAGCGGCGGGCCCTCCTGAAGCTGGCCAAGGTCCCCCCCGACGTCCTGGTGATGTCCGCCACCCCCATCCCCCGCTCCCTGGCCCTGACCCTTTATGGGGACCTCGAGGTGAGCCTCCTGGACGAGATGCCCCCAGGGCGCAAGCCCGTGAAGACCAAGGTCCTCCCCCACCGCCTCCGCCTCCAGGCCTACGCCTTCGCCCGGGAGGAGGTGAAAAAGGGGCACCAGGTCTTCGTGGTGGCCCCGGCCATTGAGGAGTCCGAGGAACTGGACCTGAAGGCGGCCACCGCCCTCTACGAGGAGCTCAAGGGCCTTCTCCCCGGGGTGCGCATGGCCCTTCTCCACGGCAAGATGCCCGCCCGGGAAAAGGATAGCGTCATGGAGGCCTTCCGCCAGGGGGCCTTTGACCTCCTGGTGTCCACCACCGTGGTGGAGGTGGGGGTGGATATCCCCAAGGCCAGCCTCATCGTGGTGGAAAACGCCGAGCGCTTCGGCCTGGCCCAGCTCCACCAGCTCAGGGGCCGGGTGGGACGGGGGGGGCTGGAAGGCTACGCCATCCTGATCGCCGGGGAGGCCAGCCAGAAGACCCTCAAGCGCCTCCGGGTCCTGGAGGAGTCCAACGACGGCTTCTACATCGCGGAGATGGACCTGAAGCTGAGGGGCCCTGGGGAGCTCAGGGGCACCCGGCAGTCCGGCTACCCGGAATTGAAGCTTGGGGACCTCTCCCAGGACACCGAGATCATCGAGCAAGCCCGGGCCCTGGCCAAGCGCATTCTGGAGATGGACCCGGACCTCTCCTTGCCCCAGCACCAGACCCTTAAGGAGGAGCTCCGGGCCCAGGCGGAACGCATCGGCTTCCGGGAGGTCATCTAG
- a CDS encoding CBS domain-containing protein → MKKAKDIMSTEVVKIQGSATVKEAINLMKETGLRALVVDRRSEEDAYGIVTETDIVYKVIAYGKDPATVQVHEIMTKPVITVNPDLAVEYVARLFANTGIRRAPVIQGEVIGIVSVTDILRKAVF, encoded by the coding sequence GTGAAAAAGGCCAAGGACATCATGTCCACCGAGGTGGTGAAGATCCAGGGGTCGGCCACGGTGAAGGAGGCCATCAACCTCATGAAGGAAACGGGCCTCCGCGCCCTCGTGGTGGACCGCCGGAGCGAGGAGGACGCCTACGGCATCGTCACGGAGACCGATATCGTCTACAAGGTCATCGCCTACGGCAAGGACCCCGCCACGGTTCAGGTGCACGAGATCATGACCAAGCCGGTGATCACCGTGAACCCTGACCTGGCGGTGGAGTACGTGGCCCGCCTCTTCGCCAACACCGGGATTCGCCGGGCCCCCGTCATCCAGGGGGAGGTGATCGGCATCGTTTCCGTGACGGACATCCTACGCAAGGCGGTGTTCTGA
- a CDS encoding metallophosphoesterase family protein gives MRLLHTADWHLGKVLKGVDRTEEIGAALQTLLEMVAKEGVDLVVVSGDLFDRPQVSAEAEAMAVEFFLRLKELGVPALVIAGNHDPKERLEALAPLFALAGAEVRGRPLFKEEGGVVEVGGLRAALLPFVSERILVKKVLQEAEERHRTYAEAMRRILANLESPLMLGHFALEGVRPGAGEFAFHLTGSYAVPPSALPLGARYVALGHIHRQQQVSEAPVAWYAGSLIQLDFGEGEEAERGVLLVEVPERGPVRVHPVRERWGKPLKTFRLRPEELDGRLRELERFPGYLKVVVEGRLSPAVKERLFQGLPRLLALETAGVLEEEGGALGPELGLVEAYERYLKERGREEEGLLERFGQVLKEVELEALAPGA, from the coding sequence ATGCGCCTATTGCACACCGCGGACTGGCATTTGGGCAAGGTATTAAAGGGGGTGGACCGCACCGAGGAGATCGGGGCGGCGTTGCAAACCCTTCTGGAGATGGTGGCCAAGGAGGGGGTGGACCTGGTGGTGGTTTCCGGGGACCTCTTTGACCGCCCCCAGGTCTCCGCCGAGGCCGAGGCCATGGCGGTGGAGTTTTTTCTGCGCCTTAAGGAGCTTGGGGTTCCCGCCTTGGTCATCGCCGGCAACCACGACCCCAAGGAGCGCCTCGAGGCCCTCGCTCCCCTCTTCGCCCTGGCGGGGGCGGAGGTGCGGGGAAGGCCCCTCTTTAAGGAGGAAGGGGGGGTGGTGGAGGTGGGGGGGCTTAGGGCGGCCCTTCTGCCCTTCGTGTCGGAGCGCATCCTGGTGAAGAAGGTTTTGCAGGAGGCGGAGGAGCGCCACCGCACCTACGCCGAGGCTATGCGGCGGATCCTCGCCAACCTGGAAAGCCCCCTCATGCTAGGGCACTTTGCCCTGGAGGGGGTTCGCCCCGGGGCAGGGGAGTTCGCCTTCCACCTCACGGGAAGCTACGCCGTTCCCCCTTCCGCCCTGCCCCTGGGGGCCCGTTACGTGGCCTTGGGCCACATCCACCGCCAGCAGCAGGTGTCGGAGGCCCCCGTGGCCTGGTATGCGGGAAGCCTCATCCAGCTGGACTTCGGCGAGGGGGAGGAGGCGGAGCGGGGGGTTTTGCTGGTGGAGGTGCCCGAGAGGGGGCCGGTCCGGGTCCACCCCGTAAGGGAGCGTTGGGGGAAGCCCCTCAAGACCTTCCGCCTCCGCCCCGAGGAGCTGGACGGCAGGCTTCGGGAGCTGGAGCGCTTTCCCGGATACCTCAAGGTGGTGGTGGAGGGCAGGCTTTCCCCGGCGGTGAAGGAGCGGCTTTTCCAGGGGCTTCCCCGTCTCCTGGCCCTGGAGACCGCTGGGGTCTTGGAGGAGGAGGGTGGGGCCTTGGGTCCCGAGCTTGGCCTGGTGGAGGCCTACGAGCGCTACCTGAAGGAACGGGGGCGGGAGGAGGAAGGGCTTCTGGAGCGGTTCGGCCAGGTGCTCAAGGAGGTGGAGCTTGAGGCCCTTGCGCCTGGAGCTTGA
- a CDS encoding AAA family ATPase, whose translation MRPLRLELEGFGPYRERQGVDFSDVELFAITGPTGSGKSTLLDAVAFALYGVVPRVGRNVGSLVHPGASEARVRLTFQVGGRVYRVERVRGRRSEARLFQVEPTGERLLPLETLEALNQALEDLLGLNYEAFTRALLLPQGEFDRFLKGEAKERRRILLDLFELSRLERARDKAASRRAALLEEKGRLEGELAGLLGASLEAKEDLERRLADLAQEIARWQREEGRLEKALEEMRGLRDFLRRKGELEGRLGRLRAEASRMEELEERLRKAEAAEAALPLWQDLRRKEEALAATRRKLEAVQASLARLAEERRALAFDPKALKEAQRALLEAEGLKALEGLWRRVGVREHPAPRVGLSPEAYGEALESLLQREALLAEKERGLAHLLEAQRRLKEKQEALGQLKEALERLVAEGGQARAQVEALERARKGAEAHRLRQELVEIGRQRGLLEAEKERLEAELAHLAQEERRLGLLAYRDLLRPGEPCPLCGGVVHGLPPAPAGHGANALRERREEADKALRGVLTRLGALAGEERAKREALEALGVEPVPGDVQALEEALLEAQARLQELRERYRETQGEARALEEEVGRLSQEVGRWRQALSGLEGEFGPLTDLPEQEAAWKALREALASLRQEKEALGAGLYRLLWERTGGRPVAELVARLSRRLEELEQKEKQDRDLAQALEEASRSLAGLLAQEAEQKKALEEAQGRVLGLMPEEEAKALYLSPEEREALARRVQAHRDELAQVEALLKEAEREARARFPGPLPSLGEVEARLVEAEAALSHLRQDLEAKKAEKAVLEERLRELEEKHKRRRELEARLAEVVREVDLWEKLAFDLQQNNFPAYLLGLRQRNLVDRADELMAILSTGRYRLRSKGDEYQVLDLWTEAVRPVKTLSGGESFLASLSLALALSEELSRGRLGALFLDEGFGTLDPETLETVAGVLEALPTRGRLVGIVTHVEALAVRLPARLVVRKHPSGSRVEWA comes from the coding sequence TTGAGGCCCTTGCGCCTGGAGCTTGAGGGGTTTGGCCCTTACCGGGAGCGGCAGGGGGTGGACTTCTCCGATGTGGAGCTTTTTGCCATCACCGGGCCCACGGGAAGCGGAAAGAGCACCCTCCTGGACGCCGTGGCCTTTGCCCTGTATGGGGTGGTGCCCCGGGTGGGGCGGAACGTGGGGAGCCTGGTCCACCCGGGGGCCAGCGAGGCCCGGGTGCGCCTCACCTTCCAGGTGGGGGGAAGGGTCTACCGGGTGGAGCGGGTCCGGGGAAGGAGGAGCGAAGCCAGGCTCTTCCAGGTGGAGCCCACCGGGGAGAGGCTTCTTCCCCTGGAGACCCTCGAGGCCCTGAACCAGGCCTTGGAGGACCTTTTGGGCCTCAACTACGAGGCCTTCACCCGGGCCCTGCTCCTTCCCCAGGGGGAGTTTGACCGTTTCCTTAAGGGGGAGGCCAAGGAGAGGCGGAGGATCCTCCTGGACCTCTTTGAGCTTTCCCGGCTGGAGAGGGCCCGGGACAAGGCGGCTTCCCGCAGGGCGGCCCTCCTGGAGGAGAAGGGCCGGCTGGAGGGGGAGCTTGCGGGGCTTCTTGGGGCGAGCCTCGAGGCCAAGGAGGACCTGGAAAGGAGGCTTGCGGACCTGGCCCAGGAGATCGCCCGCTGGCAACGGGAGGAAGGCCGCCTGGAGAAGGCCCTTGAGGAGATGAGGGGCCTTCGGGACTTCCTCCGGCGCAAAGGGGAGTTGGAAGGCCGCCTGGGCCGCCTTCGGGCCGAGGCCTCCCGGATGGAGGAGCTGGAGGAAAGGCTGAGGAAGGCGGAGGCGGCGGAGGCCGCCCTCCCCCTTTGGCAGGACCTGAGGAGGAAGGAGGAGGCCCTGGCGGCCACCCGCCGGAAGCTGGAGGCGGTGCAGGCAAGCCTGGCCCGCTTGGCGGAGGAGCGCCGGGCCCTGGCCTTTGACCCCAAGGCCCTAAAGGAGGCGCAAAGGGCGTTGCTGGAGGCGGAGGGGCTAAAGGCCTTGGAGGGCCTTTGGCGGCGGGTGGGGGTTAGGGAGCACCCTGCCCCCAGGGTGGGCCTTTCCCCCGAGGCCTATGGGGAGGCCCTGGAATCCCTTTTGCAGAGGGAAGCACTTTTGGCGGAGAAGGAGCGGGGGTTGGCCCATCTGCTGGAGGCGCAACGGCGGCTTAAGGAAAAGCAGGAGGCCTTGGGCCAGCTCAAGGAGGCCCTGGAGCGCCTGGTGGCGGAGGGGGGGCAGGCCCGCGCCCAGGTGGAGGCCTTGGAGAGGGCCCGGAAGGGGGCCGAGGCCCACCGGCTTCGGCAGGAACTCGTGGAGATCGGGAGGCAACGGGGGCTTTTAGAGGCGGAAAAGGAGCGCCTGGAGGCGGAACTCGCCCACCTGGCCCAGGAGGAGCGGCGGCTTGGCCTCCTGGCCTACCGCGACCTTTTGCGCCCAGGGGAGCCCTGCCCCCTTTGCGGGGGCGTGGTCCACGGCCTGCCCCCGGCGCCCGCGGGGCATGGGGCTAACGCCCTCAGGGAAAGGCGGGAGGAGGCGGATAAGGCCTTGCGGGGGGTCCTGACCCGGCTTGGGGCCCTGGCGGGGGAGGAGAGGGCCAAGCGGGAGGCCCTGGAGGCCCTGGGGGTGGAGCCCGTCCCCGGGGATGTCCAGGCCTTGGAGGAGGCCCTTTTGGAGGCGCAAGCCAGGCTTCAGGAGCTGCGGGAAAGGTACAGGGAAACACAGGGGGAGGCCCGGGCCCTCGAGGAGGAGGTGGGGCGGCTTTCCCAGGAGGTCGGGCGTTGGCGGCAGGCGCTTTCCGGCCTGGAGGGGGAGTTTGGCCCCCTAACGGACCTCCCTGAGCAGGAGGCGGCTTGGAAAGCCCTCCGGGAAGCCCTGGCCTCCTTGCGGCAGGAGAAGGAGGCCTTGGGGGCTGGGCTTTACCGCCTGCTTTGGGAAAGGACGGGGGGAAGGCCGGTGGCGGAGCTGGTCGCGAGGCTTTCCCGCAGGCTGGAGGAGCTTGAGCAAAAGGAAAAGCAAGACCGCGATCTGGCCCAGGCCCTGGAGGAGGCTTCCCGCTCCCTGGCGGGGCTTTTGGCCCAGGAGGCGGAGCAGAAGAAGGCCCTTGAGGAGGCCCAAGGCCGGGTCTTGGGCCTGATGCCCGAGGAGGAGGCCAAGGCCCTTTACCTTTCCCCTGAGGAGCGGGAGGCTTTGGCGAGGAGGGTCCAGGCCCACCGGGACGAGCTGGCCCAGGTGGAAGCCCTCCTTAAGGAGGCGGAGCGGGAGGCCAGGGCCCGTTTTCCCGGCCCGCTTCCTTCCCTGGGGGAGGTGGAGGCGCGCTTGGTGGAGGCGGAGGCGGCGCTTTCCCACCTGCGGCAGGACCTGGAGGCCAAGAAGGCGGAGAAGGCGGTCCTGGAGGAGCGGCTCAGGGAGCTGGAGGAAAAGCACAAGCGCCGCCGGGAACTGGAGGCCCGTCTGGCGGAGGTGGTGCGGGAGGTGGATCTTTGGGAGAAGCTGGCCTTTGATCTGCAGCAGAACAACTTTCCCGCCTACCTCCTGGGCCTTCGGCAAAGGAACCTGGTGGATCGGGCGGATGAGCTCATGGCCATCCTTTCCACAGGCCGCTACCGCCTCCGCTCCAAGGGGGATGAGTACCAGGTCCTGGACCTCTGGACCGAGGCGGTGCGTCCGGTGAAGACCCTTTCCGGAGGGGAAAGCTTCCTGGCCAGCCTCTCCTTGGCCTTAGCCCTTTCCGAGGAGCTTTCCCGGGGGCGGCTTGGGGCTTTGTTTTTGGACGAGGGCTTCGGCACCCTGGACCCGGAGACCCTGGAGACGGTGGCGGGGGTGCTGGAGGCCCTTCCCACCCGGGGGCGGCTGGTGGGGATCGTCACCCACGTGGAGGCCTTGGCGGTGCGGCTCCCGGCCAGGCTCGTGGTGCGGAAGCACCCCTCGGGAAGCCGGGTGGAGTGGGCGTGA
- a CDS encoding M16 family metallopeptidase, which produces MSRVERLPNGLLLALEERDYPGVAFGLLVPAGAVNEPEGLLGASSLLEGWLWKGAGELDALGLARALDALGVRRQSGAGLEYTLFSAAFLPEALEEVFRIYALLLLRPRLPEEGFEAVRSVALQALLSQEDQPARKLFSELRKRVFLSPHGRDPLGEEEDLKRATPQAVREDYRRRYTPRGAILAVAGGVSWDRLLGALEPLMAWEGEEAWYPEPRLAEPQRFVLRRSTAQVQIGLAYPDVGPEDPRFYAARLALEVLSGGMSSRLFTEVREKRGLVYAVSAFPAGVRGQGLLMAYGGTTKERAGETLRVMLAEMERLAEGVTEEELSRAKVGLKTALVMADESIRSRAASMVRDLFMLGRIRPLSEIEEAIEGTGLEAVNAFLREHPYRNPWVGLLGEVDDVS; this is translated from the coding sequence GTGAGCCGCGTGGAGCGATTGCCGAATGGGCTTTTGCTGGCCCTCGAGGAGCGGGACTACCCCGGGGTGGCCTTCGGCCTCCTGGTGCCCGCCGGGGCGGTGAACGAGCCCGAGGGGCTTCTTGGGGCCAGCTCCCTCCTGGAGGGGTGGCTTTGGAAGGGGGCTGGGGAGCTGGACGCCTTGGGGCTGGCCCGGGCCCTGGATGCCTTGGGCGTTAGGCGGCAGAGCGGGGCGGGGCTGGAGTACACCCTCTTCTCCGCCGCCTTCTTGCCGGAGGCCCTGGAGGAGGTCTTCCGGATCTATGCCCTCCTCCTCCTTAGGCCCAGGCTTCCCGAGGAGGGCTTTGAGGCGGTGAGAAGCGTGGCCCTGCAGGCCCTTCTCTCCCAGGAGGACCAGCCCGCCCGGAAGCTTTTCTCCGAGCTCAGGAAAAGGGTCTTCCTCTCCCCCCACGGCCGGGACCCCTTGGGGGAGGAGGAGGATCTAAAAAGGGCCACGCCCCAGGCGGTGCGGGAGGACTACCGTCGGCGCTACACCCCCAGGGGGGCCATCCTGGCGGTGGCGGGAGGGGTCTCCTGGGATAGGCTTTTGGGGGCCCTGGAGCCCCTTATGGCCTGGGAGGGGGAGGAGGCCTGGTACCCGGAGCCCAGGCTTGCCGAGCCCCAGCGCTTTGTCCTCAGGCGCTCCACCGCCCAGGTGCAGATCGGCCTGGCCTACCCCGACGTGGGCCCCGAGGATCCCCGGTTCTACGCCGCCCGGCTGGCCTTGGAGGTGCTCTCCGGGGGCATGTCTAGCCGCCTTTTCACCGAGGTGCGGGAGAAGAGGGGCCTGGTCTATGCGGTGAGCGCCTTCCCCGCCGGGGTGAGGGGCCAGGGCCTCCTCATGGCCTATGGGGGCACCACCAAGGAGAGGGCCGGGGAGACCCTGAGGGTCATGCTGGCGGAGATGGAGCGCCTGGCGGAAGGGGTCACGGAGGAGGAGCTTTCCCGGGCCAAGGTGGGCCTGAAGACCGCCTTGGTGATGGCGGACGAGTCCATCCGTAGCCGGGCCGCCTCCATGGTGCGGGACCTCTTCATGCTGGGGCGGATCCGGCCCCTTTCCGAGATCGAGGAGGCCATAGAGGGTACGGGCCTCGAGGCGGTGAACGCCTTCTTGCGGGAACACCCCTACCGCAACCCCTGGGTGGGGCTTCTGGGCGAGGTGGACGATGTTTCGTGA